One region of Opitutaceae bacterium genomic DNA includes:
- a CDS encoding DUF4198 domain-containing protein, whose translation MKFHRTLVVAGLLLGASTLQAHRVWILPSMTVFSGTDQWASFEAAVSNNLFFPNHRPVPIAAIEVRGPDGQPVAVQNAVGGEVRSSFELQLKQQGTYAISLKPGIVRRPTLPGDPTLFGSYEKAGKVERWRGTPESLVAEGMAGKPGFKLRESGGRQVVTFVTCGKPSDGVLRTTGKGIEVEYLTHPNDLFVGEAARFRLLLDGKPAPGAEVTVVRGDDRYRDEAGDITLRTDADGVVEIKWPQAGRYWFEASAGTEGTLHGVPSEKSFTYIATFEVLPD comes from the coding sequence ATGAAATTCCATCGCACTCTCGTTGTCGCCGGACTCCTCCTTGGAGCCTCCACCCTGCAGGCCCACCGCGTCTGGATTCTTCCGTCGATGACGGTGTTTTCCGGGACCGACCAATGGGCCTCGTTTGAGGCGGCGGTCTCGAACAATCTCTTCTTCCCGAATCACCGGCCGGTTCCGATCGCGGCGATCGAAGTGCGCGGGCCCGACGGCCAGCCGGTCGCCGTGCAGAATGCCGTGGGCGGAGAGGTGCGCAGCTCCTTCGAGCTCCAGCTCAAGCAGCAGGGCACTTATGCGATTTCACTCAAGCCGGGCATTGTGCGCCGTCCGACCTTGCCCGGAGACCCCACGCTTTTTGGCAGCTATGAAAAAGCCGGCAAGGTCGAGCGCTGGCGGGGAACGCCGGAGTCCCTCGTCGCCGAGGGCATGGCGGGCAAACCGGGATTCAAACTCCGCGAATCGGGCGGACGGCAGGTCGTCACGTTTGTAACCTGTGGCAAACCGAGCGACGGTGTTCTGCGCACGACGGGAAAGGGAATTGAAGTGGAATACCTGACGCATCCAAACGACCTTTTTGTGGGCGAAGCGGCGCGCTTCCGGCTGCTGCTTGATGGAAAGCCCGCTCCCGGCGCCGAGGTGACGGTCGTGCGGGGCGACGATCGGTATCGCGATGAGGCGGGCGACATCACTCTCCGGACGGATGCTGATGGTGTCGTCGAAATCAAGTGGCCGCAGGCCGGCCGCTACTGGTTTGAGGCGTCGGCGGGCACCGAGGGGACGCTGCATGGTGTTCCCTCGGAGAAGTCCTTCACGTACATCGCCACGTTTGAAGTGCTTCCTGACTGA
- a CDS encoding DUF2271 domain-containing protein, which yields MSSPALSRLASRIAPGLACTVATSAAAQLVATVEIPQLDVAEYHRPYVALWIEGPDRAFINVGVWYDVEMKKDEGETWLKDLRQWWRKAGRELDLPIDGLSGPTRPVGVHKVEIPSAIVAKLADGDYSLYVEAAREVGGREVVRVPFAISKTARIDVAAKGVRELGAVTLRQVD from the coding sequence ATGTCCTCGCCTGCCTTGTCACGCCTTGCATCCCGTATTGCCCCCGGGCTTGCCTGCACGGTCGCCACATCGGCGGCGGCGCAGCTTGTCGCCACCGTGGAGATTCCCCAGTTGGACGTCGCCGAGTACCACCGGCCGTATGTCGCCCTCTGGATCGAGGGTCCGGATCGCGCCTTCATCAATGTGGGTGTCTGGTACGATGTGGAGATGAAGAAGGACGAGGGCGAAACCTGGCTCAAGGACCTGCGTCAGTGGTGGCGCAAGGCGGGCCGGGAACTCGATCTGCCCATCGACGGACTCAGCGGGCCCACCCGCCCCGTGGGCGTGCACAAGGTGGAGATTCCAAGCGCGATTGTCGCGAAGCTGGCTGATGGCGACTATTCGCTCTATGTCGAAGCCGCGCGTGAGGTGGGCGGACGCGAGGTTGTGCGGGTGCCCTTTGCGATTTCCAAGACTGCCAGAATCGATGTCGCGGCCAAGGGCGTACGCGAACTCGGTGCCGTCACGCTTCGCCAGGTTGATTGA
- a CDS encoding PepSY-associated TM helix domain-containing protein produces the protein MSRVDIVEPATAKKPAEAAPGRGAGRGFWIKQFYLWHWVSGAFALAAMIFFAATGITLNHSASFSTKPHVTQTEARLPDDLLSSIASDSGTSAKGRRVVPVQVRDWLREHFDSDPGARMVEWSEDEIYIDLPRPGGDGWLTIDRATGNIHREITTRGVVAWLNDLHKGRHTGGAWILFMDFFSVVSVVFCVTGLVLLVVHAWRRPMTWPVVLAGIVLPVILIIFFLHL, from the coding sequence ATGAGTCGAGTGGACATTGTTGAACCGGCGACTGCGAAAAAACCCGCCGAAGCTGCGCCCGGCAGGGGGGCGGGTCGCGGATTTTGGATCAAGCAGTTCTACCTGTGGCATTGGGTGAGCGGCGCGTTTGCACTCGCGGCGATGATCTTTTTCGCCGCCACGGGCATCACGCTGAATCACTCGGCGAGTTTTAGCACCAAGCCGCATGTCACACAGACTGAGGCCAGGCTTCCTGACGATCTGCTCTCGAGCATCGCTTCGGACTCAGGCACGTCGGCCAAGGGGAGGCGGGTCGTTCCCGTCCAAGTGCGGGACTGGCTGCGTGAACACTTCGATTCCGATCCTGGTGCGCGGATGGTTGAGTGGTCGGAAGACGAAATCTATATCGATCTTCCCCGGCCTGGCGGCGACGGCTGGCTGACGATCGACAGGGCGACGGGAAATATCCACCGCGAGATCACCACGCGCGGTGTGGTTGCCTGGCTCAATGATCTGCACAAGGGCCGCCACACGGGAGGAGCGTGGATCCTGTTCATGGACTTCTTTTCGGTGGTGTCGGTCGTGTTCTGTGTCACTGGACTGGTACTGCTCGTGGTGCACGCGTGGCGCCGTCCGATGACCTGGCCGGTGGTCCTGGCGGGCATCGTTCTCCCCGTCATTCTCATCATCTTTTTTCTGCATCTTTAG
- a CDS encoding multidrug efflux SMR transporter, which produces MKSWLILIAAGLLEVCWASSLKSTAGFTRLWPTLFFLGSLSASMFLLALAVKHLPVGTAYAVWVGIGAAGTAIVAIFLHGEVLSPSRGLFLGMLIVSIIGLRLTTPSQ; this is translated from the coding sequence ATGAAATCCTGGCTCATCCTGATCGCCGCCGGCCTGCTCGAAGTCTGCTGGGCCTCAAGTCTCAAGTCGACAGCCGGTTTCACCCGCCTGTGGCCAACGCTGTTTTTCCTGGGATCGCTTTCCGCCAGCATGTTCCTGCTTGCCCTTGCCGTGAAGCACCTGCCGGTCGGCACCGCCTATGCGGTCTGGGTGGGAATCGGCGCAGCTGGCACCGCCATAGTCGCCATCTTTCTCCATGGAGAAGTCCTCTCCCCAAGTCGCGGGCTTTTCCTGGGCATGCTCATAGTATCCATCATCGGACTCCGGCTGACGACTCCGTCGCAATGA
- a CDS encoding DUF86 domain-containing protein, whose protein sequence is MRPETTKRLADALAACEAIATFTQGLDFGGYSSSTLVRSAVERQFEIIGEAPGRVVRDDASMVRTVPEIRRIVGLRNRLIHGYDSVDDQIVWDLVKTKLPVLSADLRRQLMPKT, encoded by the coding sequence ATGCGGCCTGAGACCACCAAGCGTCTGGCCGATGCTCTTGCAGCCTGCGAGGCGATTGCCACGTTCACACAGGGACTGGACTTTGGCGGATACTCGAGCAGCACGTTGGTCCGCTCAGCGGTCGAGAGGCAGTTCGAAATCATCGGAGAAGCACCGGGTCGGGTGGTTCGCGATGACGCGTCGATGGTGCGAACAGTGCCCGAAATTCGACGCATCGTTGGATTGCGCAATCGTTTGATCCACGGCTACGATTCGGTGGACGACCAGATCGTGTGGGACCTGGTGAAGACAAAACTGCCAGTGCTGTCCGCTGATTTACGAAGGCAGTTGATGCCAAAAACGTGA
- a CDS encoding nucleotidyltransferase domain-containing protein: MNPLLISRGKEVAAACRRYAVERLEAFGSVTRADFDEGTSDIDLIVRFSASDQPGLADRYFDLAETLEGILGRRVDLVTERSLRNPEFLRSIAADRVTVYAA; this comes from the coding sequence ATGAACCCGCTCCTCATATCTCGCGGCAAGGAAGTTGCTGCGGCCTGCAGGCGCTATGCCGTGGAGCGGCTGGAGGCATTTGGTTCAGTGACGCGTGCTGACTTTGACGAGGGGACGAGCGATATCGATCTGATAGTCCGTTTCAGCGCGTCCGATCAACCGGGTTTGGCCGATCGATACTTCGACCTTGCGGAAACCTTGGAAGGCATCCTGGGCAGACGGGTGGATCTTGTGACTGAGCGCTCGTTGAGGAACCCTGAATTCCTGAGGAGCATCGCAGCGGATCGCGTCACGGTCTATGCGGCCTGA
- a CDS encoding TlpA family protein disulfide reductase, with the protein MKATLHAIVLGLPLFIGCSAFAQKPALNPVASASSADADYAAWQIVQRQGPSSEGKRSRTKEQVDQFWREKAAEMDALAEKFVVDHPDDGRRWEIMLRSIQMARWRNHESAAAKRVADNRNLERLRTIMAVPGIRPDLAEQAHATLVQLSLEQFREDQLAGRAFDGAAIQAIVDGFASRHPSSRMRASQERALLNLLENADSPAAVSRMQRLVAERDKNQEVADLAAALLDKAGHLGRTLEMKFTSADGREVDLEKLRGKVVLVDFWATWCGPCMNEMPNVKAAYAKYRDKGFEVIGISLDGGGITKGIQSGVKTREDFLAFLKREQMPWPQHFDNLGWKNEFAQKFRIKGIPAVFLLDRSGRVIATELRGEAFDVEIGKAVAAVTGDAGAARSSTAASSGVSASAEQEKTEWTEFARDFRAASQAMKAGQAVDWSAFVSSFDAHVSRFAAMDIVASRASDYLGALERNQPGSSGRVWEHLLTAPNAALRARAGERLKFMELLSRPLDIAFTAVDGRKVDLASLRGKVVLVDFWATWCGPCIAELPNVKKVYGAYHDKGFEIVGISLDRAGDRQKLIDFTNSEHMPWPQHFDGQYWKNEFAVRYGIRAIPAMFLLDQSGKVVATDARGEKLEAEVRRLLKL; encoded by the coding sequence ATGAAAGCCACACTCCACGCTATTGTTCTGGGACTACCGCTTTTCATCGGGTGTTCCGCCTTTGCCCAGAAACCGGCCCTCAACCCGGTTGCGTCGGCGTCATCGGCCGACGCCGACTACGCGGCCTGGCAGATTGTCCAAAGGCAAGGCCCGTCGTCCGAGGGAAAGCGCAGCCGAACGAAGGAACAGGTCGATCAGTTTTGGCGGGAGAAGGCTGCTGAAATGGACGCACTGGCTGAGAAGTTTGTTGTGGATCATCCCGACGATGGCCGGCGATGGGAGATCATGCTGCGATCCATCCAGATGGCGCGCTGGCGAAACCATGAGAGTGCGGCTGCCAAGCGTGTCGCCGACAACCGAAACCTTGAACGCTTGCGTACTATCATGGCGGTGCCTGGAATTCGCCCGGATCTGGCGGAACAGGCGCATGCAACGCTCGTCCAACTCTCACTCGAACAGTTTCGGGAGGACCAATTGGCGGGACGCGCATTCGATGGCGCCGCAATTCAGGCCATTGTGGATGGATTTGCCAGTCGCCATCCCTCCTCACGGATGAGAGCCTCCCAGGAGCGTGCCTTGCTCAATCTGCTTGAGAACGCGGATTCGCCCGCCGCAGTTTCACGAATGCAACGGCTGGTGGCGGAACGCGACAAGAACCAGGAAGTCGCCGATCTCGCGGCGGCTTTGCTCGACAAGGCCGGGCATCTGGGCCGCACGCTGGAGATGAAGTTCACGTCCGCCGATGGACGCGAGGTCGACTTGGAGAAATTGCGCGGCAAGGTTGTGCTGGTGGATTTTTGGGCAACCTGGTGCGGCCCCTGCATGAATGAGATGCCCAACGTAAAAGCCGCCTATGCAAAATACCGCGACAAAGGCTTCGAGGTGATTGGAATCTCGCTTGATGGCGGTGGCATTACCAAGGGCATTCAGTCAGGAGTGAAAACCCGCGAGGACTTTCTGGCATTCCTGAAGCGCGAACAGATGCCCTGGCCTCAACATTTCGACAATCTTGGATGGAAGAATGAGTTTGCGCAAAAATTCCGGATCAAGGGCATTCCCGCGGTTTTCCTCCTGGACAGATCGGGACGGGTGATCGCAACCGAGCTCCGAGGCGAGGCTTTCGATGTGGAGATTGGAAAAGCCGTTGCTGCTGTCACCGGAGACGCGGGAGCGGCGCGATCGTCAACAGCGGCGTCGTCCGGGGTGTCGGCTTCGGCGGAGCAGGAAAAGACGGAGTGGACGGAATTTGCCAGGGACTTCCGTGCCGCGTCGCAGGCGATGAAAGCTGGACAGGCGGTGGATTGGTCGGCGTTTGTTTCCAGCTTCGATGCGCATGTTTCCCGGTTTGCAGCCATGGACATTGTCGCGAGTCGCGCATCTGATTATCTCGGCGCGCTTGAACGCAATCAGCCAGGCAGCAGTGGCAGGGTGTGGGAGCACCTGCTCACAGCTCCCAACGCAGCCTTGCGCGCGAGGGCTGGGGAACGCCTCAAATTCATGGAACTGCTTAGCCGGCCATTGGATATCGCCTTCACTGCCGTCGATGGCCGCAAGGTCGATCTCGCAAGCCTGCGGGGCAAGGTCGTGCTTGTCGACTTCTGGGCGACCTGGTGTGGCCCGTGCATCGCTGAGCTGCCAAATGTGAAAAAGGTGTATGGCGCCTACCACGACAAGGGCTTTGAGATCGTCGGCATCTCGCTGGACCGGGCGGGAGACAGGCAGAAGCTGATCGATTTCACCAACAGCGAACACATGCCATGGCCCCAGCATTTCGATGGACAGTACTGGAAAAACGAGTTTGCCGTGCGCTATGGCATTCGTGCGATTCCAGCCATGTTCCTCCTCGACCAGAGCGGCAAGGTTGTCGCAACCGATGCACGCGGAGAGAAGCTGGAGGCCGAGGTGAGGCGGCTGTTGAAGTTGTAG
- a CDS encoding TonB-dependent receptor — MTFRPTPIGRALLSFGLVLCALMPHLRSAEAPKRSFDVPAGEAAATLKQAARQGGVEIMFPASTVQGVITNAVKGELSAHEALIRMLDQTGLAVVQDRKTGAFAVRRSADPNVPGTAQDRASDGLGKESDFSDGKFVLDKVEITGSRVDGLINKGLLPTDEDAPLHYDVISRQDIERMGATNIEEVFRNVPSITTYSTPNQEASVVQIVGSSSLSSNLRMRGFDANQTTVLINGRRIARSSFPNLVGSSSGDLTRIPVSAIERIEILPSSGSAMYGGGAIGGVINVILRKDYSGRELTLNMGRSTDGGSTLWGLNYLQGFSLLGGRTSGTLTINYQDRGPLSFAQRRGMLDRALQRLSTEAAIGSFTQMPGVIRLSSATGELGIPGAPGVRYALVPSGLTPTQANALTPASFVATAGQFTPTFDRYQDNFIYTPSKMFSFSATAEHQLVRERITLYTEFTFTRNSQDIHNPKFFGTGTTLTLSATHPFNPFRTGVTPGFVGRNVVLNVLPIDLRDSSTKMQRDSYRGVVGVKGRLGDRWEWSVDGTSEVTVIEGDSQVGADNIILASYFASTINPSTFAQRWALYNPFVDHNTQPVDESVNQDYFNVIGRQRYWQYASNLIARLTGDVTDWRAGTIKASAGVESYWWQYEGKRPYDMRQPLIDIMGGRDNLSRNIAFLKQGRRTDAIFGEMIVPIFSRLWRPLPIHSLDLNLSGRYEDANDSKSATTTAAAIRMGITQDLTLRLSRTQGFFPPEQNNLYLSDYAFGTSVTNTFTFTDPRRGGLQQLNVPLTNTSGPNPGLRPETSTSDNLGVILSPRFAKGLRLSLDFWRTKKVDAIRAPTLQQILDNEKFFPDRITRGPNLPGDQPGWAGQVTGTDLRFINFSRIQTRGVDAQVTWNMDAGRFGQFTWRGTGTYTKDFLTAITPLTPAIDSIGTTDGGLRWRGSGSLFWEKNSWTAGVTGRYTDSYKTNTTSPSPAFPNATGIDGRHIGSDLVWDVQLGYRVAYRADARGWKGFFTGTHWILNVQNILNRMPPWNSSGFYSRYSDPRMRYVSLQIKKSL, encoded by the coding sequence ATGACATTCCGCCCCACCCCCATCGGGAGAGCGCTGCTCTCCTTCGGCTTGGTCCTCTGCGCGCTCATGCCGCACCTCCGCTCTGCGGAAGCGCCCAAACGGAGTTTCGATGTTCCCGCCGGCGAGGCGGCCGCCACGCTCAAGCAGGCCGCCAGGCAGGGTGGGGTGGAGATCATGTTTCCTGCGTCGACCGTGCAGGGGGTGATCACCAATGCGGTGAAAGGCGAACTTTCCGCCCACGAGGCGCTCATCCGTATGCTTGACCAGACCGGCCTGGCGGTCGTGCAGGACCGGAAGACTGGTGCCTTTGCTGTAAGAAGGAGCGCGGATCCAAATGTCCCAGGGACAGCACAGGATCGGGCCAGTGATGGCCTTGGGAAGGAGTCTGACTTTTCAGATGGAAAATTCGTCCTCGACAAGGTCGAGATTACAGGCAGCCGCGTGGACGGCCTGATCAACAAGGGCCTTCTTCCCACAGACGAGGATGCTCCGCTGCACTATGATGTCATCAGCAGACAGGATATTGAGCGGATGGGTGCGACGAATATAGAGGAAGTCTTCCGCAACGTCCCATCCATAACAACCTACAGCACCCCCAATCAAGAGGCGTCGGTTGTACAGATCGTCGGTTCCAGCAGTCTGTCGTCAAACCTGCGCATGCGCGGGTTTGATGCCAATCAAACCACGGTGTTGATCAACGGCCGCCGGATCGCCCGCTCCTCCTTTCCGAACCTTGTGGGCAGCTCCAGCGGTGACCTGACTCGAATCCCTGTCAGCGCAATCGAGCGAATCGAAATCCTTCCATCGTCCGGATCCGCCATGTATGGTGGTGGCGCAATCGGCGGTGTGATCAACGTCATTCTGCGCAAGGACTACAGCGGTCGCGAACTGACTTTGAACATGGGGCGCAGCACCGATGGCGGATCAACTCTGTGGGGTCTCAATTACCTGCAGGGTTTCTCGCTGCTCGGAGGGCGCACGTCGGGCACGTTGACAATCAACTACCAGGATCGTGGTCCGCTGAGTTTCGCGCAGCGCAGGGGGATGCTGGACCGGGCGCTCCAGCGCTTGAGCACCGAGGCTGCCATCGGCAGCTTTACCCAGATGCCGGGTGTCATACGATTGAGCAGCGCCACCGGCGAACTTGGAATTCCCGGAGCTCCAGGTGTGCGCTATGCTCTTGTGCCCTCCGGGCTGACGCCGACTCAGGCCAATGCGCTGACTCCCGCCTCTTTTGTCGCGACCGCCGGTCAGTTCACGCCGACATTTGACCGCTATCAGGACAATTTCATCTACACGCCATCGAAGATGTTCTCCTTCAGCGCGACGGCCGAGCATCAACTCGTGCGCGAGCGAATCACGCTCTACACGGAATTCACATTCACACGAAACAGTCAGGATATCCACAATCCAAAGTTCTTCGGCACAGGGACAACCCTCACTCTCTCGGCGACACACCCGTTCAACCCTTTTCGCACTGGAGTGACTCCAGGCTTTGTCGGGCGCAATGTCGTTCTGAATGTGCTGCCGATAGATCTGCGCGACAGCTCCACCAAGATGCAGAGGGACTCCTACCGGGGAGTCGTTGGCGTCAAGGGACGTCTCGGAGACCGGTGGGAATGGTCGGTAGACGGCACATCGGAAGTCACCGTGATTGAGGGCGACTCACAGGTTGGCGCCGACAACATCATCCTGGCTTCCTATTTCGCGAGCACGATCAATCCGTCGACCTTCGCACAGCGCTGGGCGCTCTACAATCCGTTTGTCGATCACAACACCCAGCCTGTCGACGAGAGCGTCAATCAGGACTATTTCAATGTCATTGGCCGACAGCGCTACTGGCAATATGCCTCAAACCTGATCGCCAGGCTCACGGGTGACGTGACGGACTGGCGTGCGGGGACGATCAAGGCGTCCGCGGGAGTGGAATCCTACTGGTGGCAGTATGAGGGGAAACGACCCTACGACATGCGCCAGCCATTGATCGATATCATGGGAGGAAGGGACAATCTGAGCAGGAACATCGCGTTTTTGAAGCAAGGCAGGCGCACGGACGCCATTTTCGGCGAGATGATCGTCCCGATCTTCAGCAGATTGTGGCGACCTCTGCCCATCCATTCGCTCGATCTCAATTTGAGCGGGCGTTATGAGGACGCAAATGATTCAAAGTCGGCCACAACAACCGCCGCCGCGATTCGCATGGGCATCACCCAGGACCTGACGTTGCGTCTCTCACGCACGCAGGGTTTTTTTCCCCCGGAACAGAACAATCTCTATCTCTCAGATTACGCCTTTGGCACCTCGGTCACGAATACGTTCACTTTCACCGATCCGCGTCGAGGTGGACTGCAGCAGTTGAACGTTCCTTTGACGAATACCTCCGGTCCCAATCCTGGCCTGCGACCTGAGACGTCGACGTCCGACAACCTTGGTGTCATTCTGAGTCCGCGGTTTGCGAAGGGCCTGCGTCTTTCTCTGGATTTCTGGCGCACCAAGAAGGTCGATGCCATCCGCGCTCCAACGCTGCAGCAGATCCTCGACAACGAGAAGTTTTTCCCGGATCGCATAACCCGCGGGCCGAATCTTCCCGGCGACCAGCCGGGGTGGGCGGGCCAGGTGACAGGCACTGATCTTCGGTTCATCAACTTTTCCCGAATTCAGACCCGCGGTGTCGATGCGCAGGTTACGTGGAACATGGATGCCGGCCGCTTTGGGCAGTTTACATGGCGCGGAACCGGGACCTACACAAAAGATTTTCTCACCGCGATCACTCCACTGACTCCAGCGATAGACAGTATTGGCACCACTGACGGTGGGCTGCGGTGGCGCGGGAGTGGTTCGCTTTTCTGGGAGAAGAACAGTTGGACCGCGGGGGTCACTGGGCGCTACACGGATTCCTACAAGACCAATACCACGTCGCCTTCACCGGCGTTTCCCAATGCCACCGGAATCGATGGTCGGCATATCGGCAGTGATCTCGTCTGGGACGTTCAGCTTGGCTACAGGGTCGCTTATCGTGCGGACGCGCGTGGCTGGAAGGGTTTCTTCACTGGCACCCACTGGATACTCAATGTCCAGAACATCCTCAATCGCATGCCGCCTTGGAATTCCAGTGGTTTCTACAGCCGCTATTCGGACCCGCGGATGCGTTATGTTTCCCTCCAAATCAAGAAGTCCCTCTAA
- a CDS encoding FecR domain-containing protein, whose protein sequence is MNPHDMHCHSPDDYRRIDCEAAGWLVRQDLGFTPEDQDAFFQWLAADPRHGEWFSRHRQTWNEFNRLAEWKPEHSTEPNPDLLARPRTETPILRWARFGGLAAAAGFAVAVLWKQPWSRPTLEAAPTVLIAKGYERRVLEDGSVVELNDGARIEVAYSTGERRVRLEQGEASFTVAKNPDRPFVVRAVGVDVRAVGTVFNVRLGEGAVHVLVTEGRVRVDDAVWGTSVLAQTTAGDTPMLAANEQVTIPLGPPAPVPVVAVTGEDIARQLAWLPELLEFNATPLGEVVAAFNKRNRIQLTVEDEALLQMPIVASFRSDNVEGFVRLLELTAGMKADRTGDTIALHAAR, encoded by the coding sequence ATGAATCCGCACGATATGCATTGCCATTCTCCGGATGATTACCGCCGCATCGACTGCGAGGCGGCCGGCTGGCTTGTCAGGCAGGACCTTGGATTCACGCCTGAAGACCAGGACGCGTTTTTTCAGTGGCTGGCCGCCGATCCGCGACATGGCGAATGGTTCAGCCGTCACCGGCAGACTTGGAATGAGTTCAATCGCCTCGCAGAGTGGAAACCGGAGCATAGCACCGAACCCAATCCCGATCTCCTCGCCCGGCCACGGACGGAAACTCCGATCCTAAGATGGGCGCGGTTTGGGGGACTCGCGGCCGCCGCCGGGTTTGCCGTGGCAGTATTGTGGAAACAGCCGTGGAGTCGACCGACCCTGGAGGCGGCCCCGACTGTGCTGATTGCCAAGGGATACGAGCGTCGGGTGCTGGAAGATGGGTCTGTCGTGGAACTCAATGACGGTGCCCGAATCGAGGTTGCCTATTCCACCGGTGAGCGTCGGGTGCGGCTCGAGCAGGGGGAGGCCAGTTTCACTGTCGCCAAGAACCCTGATCGCCCATTTGTCGTCCGCGCCGTCGGTGTGGATGTGCGGGCAGTCGGAACGGTGTTCAATGTCCGCCTGGGCGAGGGTGCGGTTCATGTTTTGGTCACTGAAGGCCGCGTGCGTGTTGACGATGCGGTTTGGGGCACATCGGTGCTTGCACAGACAACGGCGGGCGATACCCCCATGCTCGCGGCCAACGAGCAGGTGACGATTCCCCTGGGCCCGCCTGCTCCGGTTCCGGTGGTGGCCGTGACCGGCGAGGATATCGCACGGCAGCTGGCCTGGCTTCCGGAATTGCTCGAGTTCAACGCCACGCCGTTGGGTGAGGTGGTCGCAGCTTTCAACAAGCGCAACCGGATCCAACTCACGGTGGAGGATGAGGCGCTGCTTCAGATGCCCATTGTTGCATCCTTCCGTTCGGACAACGTCGAAGGATTTGTGCGATTGCTTGAGTTGACCGCAGGCATGAAGGCGGATCGCACGGGCGACACGATTGCCCTGCATGCGGCGCGCTGA
- a CDS encoding sigma-70 family RNA polymerase sigma factor, producing the protein MPPQDSEQSRWFETHLRPYEPMLRAWLQSRFPRAEPDDILQEAYLRVLQAREKEPMQSPKAFLFAVARNLALDQARHRQVARENDRAQIEDFDICDETADVSESVARNQELELLTAAIQSLPDRCRRIFTLRKVYGLSQSDIAGKLGVSTHTVSAQLTIGVHKCTEYMSRFRKERET; encoded by the coding sequence GTGCCTCCACAGGATTCAGAGCAAAGCCGTTGGTTCGAGACGCATCTGCGTCCGTACGAGCCCATGCTTCGCGCCTGGCTGCAGAGTCGCTTCCCCCGAGCCGAGCCTGACGACATCCTGCAGGAGGCTTACCTGCGCGTATTGCAGGCCCGGGAAAAGGAGCCAATGCAGTCGCCAAAGGCTTTCCTGTTTGCGGTGGCGCGCAACCTGGCTCTCGATCAGGCCCGGCACCGGCAGGTTGCACGCGAGAACGACCGGGCGCAAATTGAGGATTTTGACATCTGTGACGAAACGGCCGACGTCAGTGAAAGCGTTGCCCGTAATCAGGAACTCGAACTCCTGACCGCCGCCATTCAGTCCCTGCCTGACCGCTGCCGCCGGATTTTCACGCTGCGCAAGGTTTATGGCCTGTCCCAATCGGACATTGCGGGAAAGCTGGGTGTGTCCACCCACACGGTTTCTGCGCAGCTTACGATCGGCGTGCACAAATGCACGGAGTACATGAGCCGCTTTCGGAAGGAGCGAGAAACATGA
- a CDS encoding peptidylprolyl isomerase: MSTPIAPENAIITTSHGEMTLSFWSDVAPKTVENFKKLAREGFYDGTAFHRIIKGFMIQGGCPNTKEGARGMPGTGDPGYKLKAEFNAKPHVRGVISMARASDPNSAGCQFFICHGEARFLDRQYTAFGELISGDDVLEKIASVPTKSGGGGEKSTPIERIEVKSVRIVPAAA; encoded by the coding sequence ATGAGCACTCCCATCGCGCCTGAAAACGCCATCATCACCACCAGCCACGGGGAAATGACCCTTTCGTTCTGGTCCGACGTCGCCCCAAAGACGGTCGAGAACTTCAAGAAACTCGCCCGGGAGGGTTTCTACGATGGCACCGCATTCCACCGCATCATCAAGGGATTCATGATCCAGGGCGGCTGTCCGAATACAAAGGAGGGTGCACGCGGCATGCCGGGCACCGGCGATCCCGGCTACAAGCTCAAGGCCGAATTCAATGCAAAGCCCCATGTGCGCGGAGTCATCTCGATGGCCCGCGCGTCGGACCCGAATTCCGCAGGCTGCCAGTTTTTCATCTGCCACGGCGAAGCCCGTTTTCTCGACAGGCAGTACACTGCCTTCGGCGAGCTCATCAGCGGCGACGACGTGCTGGAAAAAATCGCATCCGTGCCGACAAAGTCCGGTGGCGGTGGAGAGAAAAGCACGCCGATCGAACGCATTGAGGTGAAATCAGTCCGGATAGTTCCAGCAGCGGCCTGA